The following are from one region of the Etheostoma spectabile isolate EspeVRDwgs_2016 chromosome 15, UIUC_Espe_1.0, whole genome shotgun sequence genome:
- the slc4a1a gene encoding solute carrier family 4 member 1a (Diego blood group): MENNLSFEGSDMSCEDNDSAFPSPVRLTPLYDLEGGRQEEEEEVEAPVAIHSDSEAYLNLNTNATTRGDAQAYVELNELQGNTWQETGRWVGFEENFNPASGKWGPSHVSHLTFKSLIQLRKTMSTGAVILDLNASSLSAVAEKVADELLDKNEIRASDRDGLLRALLMRRSQTEGPVVTDTGDVEMQTFSVSKKRDTSDNMEASIVLSGAMDILQKPVVAFVRLRDSVVMDSSLESPVPVRFVFVLVGPSQSGIDYSESGRAMGALMADWVFCLEAYLAQTDKDLTNAIADFMDCSIVIPPTEIQDKEMLEPIIDFQKKMLRDRLRPNDTRLAFGDRVLVEKPPEEPQEDPLARTGYPFGGMVKDLKRRYRHYISDYTDALNPQVLAAVIFIYFAALSPAITFGGLLADKTNKMMGVSELMISTSLQGVIFCLIAAQPVLVIGFSGPLLVFEEAFHEFCDSQGIEYIVGRIWVGMWLIVIVIIIVAVEGSFLVRFISRFTQEIFSILISLIFIYETFNKLIKIFKTHPLILNYDHLNTSADNPFHPIVLEHVEVHDDGNVTIHELEIERAYPNTALLSMCLMFGCFFIAYFLRSFKNGHYFPGPLRRLIGDFGVPIAIFFMIAVDICIEDAYTQKLVVPKGIEVTNPKARGWFISPFGLNKPFPIWMMGACCVPALLVFILIFLESQITTLIVSKPERKMVKGSGFHFDLLLLVTMGGIVSIFGMPWLSAATVRSVTHANALTVMSKGPKPEIEKVLEQRISGMLVAIMVGISIFMEPILKMIPMTALFGIFLYMGITSLSGIQMWDRILLLITPKKYFPADPYATKVKTLKMHLFTLIQLVCLAVLWVVKMSPASLALPFVLILTIPLRMLMTGRLFTVKEMKCLDAEGAKVTFEEEPGVDMYNESPLP, translated from the exons GGCAGTGACATGTCCTGTGAAGACAACGACTCAGCCTTTCCCTCTCCAGTGAGACT GACCCCACTCTACGACCTGGAGGGGGGGaggcaggaagaggaagaggaggtggaggcaCCTGTGGCCATCCACAGTGATTCAGAGG CTTATCTGAACCTGAACACCAATGCCACCACAAGAGGGGATGCTCAA GCCTATGTGGAGCTGAACGAGCTACAGGGCAACACCTGGCAGGAGACTGGCCGCTGGGTGGGCTTCGAGGAGAACTTTAACCCCGCCTCCGGAAAATGGGGTCCTTCTCATGTCTCCCATCTCACCTTCAAGAGCCTGATCCAGCTCCGCAAGACCATGAGCACAG GTGCTGTGATCCTCGACCTGAATGCCAGCAGCCTGTCTGCTGTGGCTGAGAAGGTGGCTGATGAGCTGCTGGACAAGAATGAGATCCGCGCCAGTGATCGGGACGGCCTTCTGAGAGCTCTTCTCATGAGACGCAG TCAGACTGAAGGACCCGTGGTTACTGACACTGGAGATGTTGAGATGCAGACATTTTCTGTATCCAAGAAG AGAGACACCTCTGACAACATGGAGGCCTCAATTGTCCTCTCAG GTGCCATGGACATTCTGCAGAAACCAGTGGTGGCTTTTGTGAGGCTGAGGGACTCTGTGGTGATGGACTCCTCCCTGGAGTCTCCTGTCCCCGTTCGCTTCGTCTTTGTGCTGGTGGGCCCCAGCCAGAGCGGGATAGACTACAGTGAAAGTGGCCGCGCAATGGGTGCTCTGATGGCCGACTgg GTGTTCTGTCTGGAGGCCTACTTGGCTCAGACTGACAAAGATCTGACCAACGCCATCGCTGACTTCATGGATTGCAGCATTGTGATCCCTCCCACTGAGATTCAAGATAAGGAAATGCTTGAGCCAATCATAGATTTCCAGAAAAAGATGCTGCGTGACAGACTCCGTCCCAATGACACCCGTCTTGCCTTTGGTGACAGGGTCTTAG TTGAGAAACCTCCAGAGGAGCCTCAGGAGGACCCTCTGGCCCGCACAGGCTATCCTTTCGGTGGGATGGTGAAGGATCTGAAGCGCCGTTACCGCCACTACATCAGCGACTACACAGACGCTCTGAACCCTCAGGTCCTCGCTGCCGTCATCTTCATCTACTTCGCTGCCCTTTCCCCGGCGATCACTTTTGGAGGGCTTTTGG ctgacaaaacaaataaaatgatggGCGTGTCAGAGCTTATGATCTCCACCAGCCTCCAGGGTGTCATCTTCTGCCTCATCGCCGCCCAGCCTGTCCTTGTCATAGGCTTCTCCGGACCACTGCTTGTGTTTGAGGAAGCTTTTCACGAA TTCTGCGATTCCCAGGGCATTGAGTACATTGTGGGACGTATCTGGGTGGGGATGTGGCTGATAGTGATCGTGATCATCATCGTGGCCGTGGAAGGCAGCTTCCTGGTCCGGTTCATCTCCCGCTTCACTCAGGAAATCTTCTCCAtcctcatctctctcatctTCATCTATGAGACCTTTAATAAGCTCATCAAG ATCTTCAAAACCCACCCTCTGATTCTGAACTACGATCATCTAAACACATCAGCAGATAATCCCTTCCACCCAATCGTCTTGGAGCACGTTGAGGTCCATGACGATGGCAACGTGACCATCCATGAGCTGGAGATTGAAAGGGCTTACCCCAACACCGCCTTGCTATCTATGTGCCTCATGTTTGGTTGCTTCTTCATTGCATACTTCCTTCGCAGTTTCAAGAATGGTCATTACTTCCCCGGCCCG CTCCGTCGTTTGATTGGCGATTTTGGTGTCCCCATTGCTATTTTCTTCATGATTGCTGTGGATATCTGCATTGAGGATGCTTACACTCAG AAACTGGTTGTGCCAAAAGGCATTGAGGTGACCAACCCAAAAGCCAGAGGCTGGTTCATCAGCCCCTTTGGACTGAACAAGCCCTTCCCCATCTGGATGATGGGTGCCTGCTGTGTACCAGCACTCCTCGTCTTCATCCTCATCTTCCTGGAGTCCCAGATTACTAC GCTAATTGTGAGCAAACCTGAAAGGAAGATGGTTAAAGGATCCGGTTTTCATTTTGATCTCCTCCTCCTGGTCACCATGGGGGGCATTGTCTCTATTTTTGGAATGCCCTGGCTGAGTGCTGCCACTGTGCGATCTGTCACCCACGCCAATGCTCTCACTGTCATGTCCAAGGGCCCGAAACCAGAGATTGAGAAGGTGCTTGAGCAGAGGATTAGTGGCATGCTTGTGGCCATCATGGTTG GTATTTCTATTTTCATGGAACCTATTCTGAAGATGATTCCTATGACAGCCTTGTTCGGTATCTTCCTCTACATGGGTATCACCTCTCTGAGTGGAATCCAGATGTGGGACAGGATACTTCTGCTGATTACACCAAAGAAATACTTTCCCGCTGACCCATATGCCACCAAG